DNA from Amorphoplanes friuliensis DSM 7358:
GCTCCCTCGGACTCGCTTCGAACGAGGGCAAGAAGGGCACCCCCGCAATGGGGGGCGTCGTGTTCATCGTGGCGACCCTCATCGCCTACGTCGCCGGGCACGTCGCGCTGACCACGCTGTCCGAGCGGCAGATCGCGCAGGAGAAGCCGACCATGACGGCTCTCGTCCTGCTCGGCGTCTTCGTCTTCTGCGGCGCGGTCGGCTTTGTCGACGACTTCCTCAAGGTCCGCAAGCGCAACTCCGACGGCCTGTCCGCCAAGGGCAAACTGCTCGGCCAGGCGATCATCGGCACCGGGTTCGGCATCGCCGCCCTCTACATGGCGAGCACCAACGGGCAGACCGTGGCCAGCGAGAACATCTCGTTCATCCGCGACATCAGCTGGCTGGACATCGGCAAGGTCGGCTCGGTGATCCTGTTCGTCTTTGTCATCACGGCGATGTCGAACGGCGTGAACCTCACCGACGGCCTCGACGGCCTGGCCACCGGCGCTTCGACCCTGGTCCTCGGCGCGTACGCGCTGATCGGGTACTGGCAGTACCGGCACTGGTGCGCCGACGACACGTACTCCCGCGTGAACGAGTACTGCTACCAGGTCCGCGATCCCCTCGAGATCGCCATGATCGCGGCGGCAGCAGCCGGCGCCTGCGTGGGCTTCCTGTGGTGGAACACGTCCCCGGCCCGGATCTTCATGGGCGACGTGGGCTCACTCGGGCTCGGCGCCCTGATCGGCGGCCTCGCGGTGGCTACCCGCACCACGCTGCTCTCGATCCTGATCGGCGGCCTGTTCTTCATCATCACGGTCACCTGGGTGATCCAGATCGTCTCGTTCCGGACCACCGGCAGACGTGTCTTCCGCATGGTGCCGCTGCACCACCACTTCGAGCTGGCCGGGTGGAGCGAGGTCAACATCGTGGTGCGCTTCTGGATCATCGCCGGCGTCTGCGTGGCGGCCGGCCTGGGCGTGTTCTACTCGGACTTCCTGGCTGCCGTCGGATGACACCGCGTCTGCTGTGCGCCGCCGGGGAATCGGACCCCGAACCCTCCGTTTAAGAGACGGATGCTCTACCTGTTGAGCTAGCGGCACTGGTGGAGGCAACAAAAAAACCGCCCTCCCGAACGGGATGGGCGGCACTGTCGTCGCAGCGTCAGCCGCGGCGCCGGCCCATCCGGGTGCGCTTCTTGCAGAACATGTCGGACCCCCTTCGGCCGGTCGGTGTGGTTCAAAGACTAGAGATCGGTACGCCGGCCCTCAACGGAATTAATCGCGAGCAGTTCGGCGTGGGT
Protein-coding regions in this window:
- the mraY gene encoding phospho-N-acetylmuramoyl-pentapeptide-transferase; amino-acid sequence: MRAVIVAAAVAFIVSLFLTPVAIRVFSALKAGQPIRSLGLASNEGKKGTPAMGGVVFIVATLIAYVAGHVALTTLSERQIAQEKPTMTALVLLGVFVFCGAVGFVDDFLKVRKRNSDGLSAKGKLLGQAIIGTGFGIAALYMASTNGQTVASENISFIRDISWLDIGKVGSVILFVFVITAMSNGVNLTDGLDGLATGASTLVLGAYALIGYWQYRHWCADDTYSRVNEYCYQVRDPLEIAMIAAAAAGACVGFLWWNTSPARIFMGDVGSLGLGALIGGLAVATRTTLLSILIGGLFFIITVTWVIQIVSFRTTGRRVFRMVPLHHHFELAGWSEVNIVVRFWIIAGVCVAAGLGVFYSDFLAAVG